A region from the Desulfovibrio sp. Fe33 genome encodes:
- a CDS encoding ABC transporter permease subunit: protein MTIRESKRLWLACGVGLVWFLILLWPMLGIKPDGLEFATTFKVFGYVAVAAVFIMFFYQVKEAGYLDTVGAPAKQATGLIGAIYEKTPNWVLLGIVLAGAIAFPLLTGRYAHDVAISVLIYICLGLGLNVVIGLAGLLDLGYIAFYGVGAYTYALVSLHFGISFWLCLPIAAFVAAIAGCIIGYPTLRMRGDYLAIVTLGFGEIVRLILNNWMSLTNGPNGILSIPRPELFGYDFRSLSSMYYVILGLAVVTIIAVYRLNYSRIGRAWEAIREDETAAELMGVNTFLLKLLAYAMGATFAGFAGAFFAARMKFVGPESFTFLESAMVLAMVILGGMGSIPGVILGVLALVALPEVFREFEMYRMLVFGGVMTLMMLIRPAGIWPAKRVGRRSEEAD from the coding sequence TTGACGATACGCGAGTCTAAGCGGCTGTGGCTGGCCTGCGGCGTCGGGCTGGTCTGGTTCCTCATTCTTCTGTGGCCCATGCTCGGCATCAAGCCGGACGGACTGGAGTTCGCCACGACCTTCAAGGTCTTCGGCTATGTGGCCGTGGCCGCCGTCTTCATCATGTTCTTCTATCAGGTGAAGGAGGCGGGCTATCTTGACACCGTGGGCGCGCCCGCTAAACAGGCCACCGGCCTCATCGGCGCGATCTACGAAAAGACGCCCAACTGGGTGCTGCTGGGCATCGTCCTGGCCGGAGCCATCGCCTTTCCCCTGCTTACGGGCCGCTACGCCCACGACGTGGCCATCAGCGTGCTTATCTACATCTGTCTCGGCCTCGGCCTGAACGTCGTCATCGGCCTGGCCGGCCTGCTGGACCTTGGATACATAGCCTTTTACGGGGTAGGCGCATACACCTACGCGCTCGTGAGTCTGCACTTCGGCATTTCGTTCTGGCTCTGCCTGCCCATCGCCGCCTTTGTCGCGGCCATCGCGGGCTGCATCATCGGCTATCCGACCCTGCGGATGCGCGGCGACTACCTGGCCATCGTCACCCTCGGGTTCGGCGAGATCGTCCGGCTCATCCTGAATAACTGGATGTCGCTGACCAACGGTCCCAACGGCATTCTGTCCATCCCCCGGCCCGAGCTGTTCGGTTACGATTTCCGTTCGCTGTCGAGCATGTACTACGTCATCCTCGGTTTGGCCGTCGTGACCATCATCGCGGTCTACCGCCTCAATTATTCGCGCATCGGGCGCGCCTGGGAGGCCATACGCGAGGACGAGACGGCGGCCGAGCTCATGGGCGTGAACACGTTTCTGCTCAAGCTCCTGGCCTACGCCATGGGCGCGACCTTCGCCGGGTTCGCCGGGGCGTTCTTCGCGGCGCGCATGAAGTTCGTCGGCCCGGAGTCGTTCACGTTCCTGGAATCGGCCATGGTGCTCGCCATGGTCATTCTCGGCGGCATGGGGTCCATCCCCGGCGTCATCCTCGGCGTCCTCGCCCTGGTGGCCCTGCCCGAGGTGTTCCGCGAGTTCGAGATGTATCGGATGCTCGTGTTCGGCGGCGTCATGACTCTCATGATGCTGATTCGCCCGGCAGGCATTTGGCCCGCCAAGCGCGTCGGCCGCCGGTCGGAGGAAGCGGACTGA
- a CDS encoding ABC transporter ATP-binding protein: MADKTPILEMRNVVSAYGRIQALKGISLKVYEGEVVSIIGANGAGKSTTLMTVCNIVKAVSGDVLYKGQRINGVNPDVLPTMGLCQVPEGRRIFPRLTVLENLDMGAFFRRDTAGVKEDVERVFELFPKLRERRRQLGGTLSGGEQQMLAMARALMSRPKVLLLDEPSMGLAPLLVKQIFDIIKMINGQGVTVVLVEQNANLALQAAVRGYVLETGNVVMEDDARKLLENPDIRKAYLGE, encoded by the coding sequence ATGGCTGATAAAACACCTATTCTGGAAATGCGGAACGTGGTTTCCGCGTATGGGCGGATTCAGGCCCTGAAGGGCATCTCGTTGAAGGTGTACGAGGGCGAGGTTGTCTCCATCATCGGGGCCAACGGCGCGGGCAAGTCCACGACGCTGATGACCGTCTGCAACATCGTCAAGGCGGTGTCGGGCGACGTCCTGTACAAGGGCCAACGGATCAACGGCGTGAACCCGGACGTCCTGCCGACCATGGGGTTGTGCCAGGTGCCGGAGGGGCGGCGCATCTTTCCGCGCCTGACCGTGCTCGAAAACCTCGATATGGGCGCGTTTTTCCGCCGCGACACCGCCGGGGTCAAGGAGGACGTGGAGCGAGTCTTCGAGCTGTTCCCCAAATTGCGCGAACGGCGCAGGCAATTGGGCGGCACCCTGTCCGGCGGCGAACAGCAGATGCTCGCCATGGCCCGCGCGCTCATGAGCCGTCCCAAGGTCCTGCTTCTGGACGAGCCGTCCATGGGGCTGGCCCCGCTTCTGGTCAAGCAGATCTTCGACATCATCAAGATGATAAACGGGCAGGGCGTTACGGTTGTTCTGGTCGAACAGAACGCAAACCTCGCGCTCCAGGCCGCCGTGCGCGGCTATGTGCTGGAAACGGGCAACGTCGTCATGGAGGACGATGCCCGGAAGCTGCTCGAAAATCCCGATATCCGCAAAGCGTATCTGGGAGAGTAG
- a CDS encoding DMT family transporter — translation MNFRCFRHTQTAGYIFIILGITFWSGNFVAARGLAQELPPATTNLLRWILASLIFLPFGWRALWRERKAVVRHWKVLSLLALTGISLYDTAVFLAGQTTGTLNMSLIATLSPLLTSLTAQFLYKERIGHSMYFGIAVSSFGVAYLVTGGQLDRLLSLHFAPGDLLILSTTCMSAVYNTAVSRVAKEFSQTTLFLSISLLGTLYLVPMYLWETGGRFTVPPISGGVAASLIYLAVLASILCFLFWNSAVQILGAPKAMLFYYTLPPVSALIAWLVIDEPVNRTQLLSGALILAGIFVALYDGAPQSAGKGGFRRQHAMGVAQ, via the coding sequence ATGAATTTCCGCTGTTTTCGCCACACTCAGACTGCGGGCTACATCTTCATCATACTGGGCATCACATTCTGGAGCGGCAATTTCGTGGCCGCCCGAGGACTGGCCCAGGAGCTTCCTCCGGCCACCACCAACCTGTTGCGTTGGATATTGGCGTCCCTGATCTTCCTGCCCTTCGGCTGGCGGGCGTTGTGGCGTGAGCGAAAGGCGGTGGTGCGTCACTGGAAGGTATTGAGCCTGCTCGCGCTGACCGGCATCTCCCTTTACGATACGGCCGTCTTCCTGGCGGGGCAGACCACGGGAACGCTGAACATGTCGCTGATAGCGACACTCTCGCCGCTGCTGACCTCGCTGACGGCCCAATTCCTGTACAAGGAACGCATCGGTCATTCCATGTATTTCGGCATCGCCGTAAGCAGCTTCGGCGTGGCCTACCTGGTCACCGGCGGGCAGCTCGACCGGCTGCTGTCCCTGCACTTCGCCCCCGGGGACCTGCTCATCCTGTCCACGACCTGCATGTCCGCCGTGTACAACACCGCAGTGAGCAGGGTCGCCAAGGAATTCAGCCAGACCACCCTGTTTCTCTCCATCAGTCTGCTGGGCACCCTGTACCTCGTCCCCATGTATCTGTGGGAAACCGGAGGCCGCTTCACCGTGCCGCCGATCTCCGGCGGCGTGGCCGCGTCCCTGATCTATCTGGCGGTGCTCGCCTCGATTCTCTGCTTTCTCTTCTGGAACTCGGCGGTCCAGATTCTCGGCGCGCCCAAGGCCATGCTGTTCTATTACACCCTGCCGCCCGTCAGCGCGCTGATCGCCTGGCTCGTCATCGACGAGCCGGTCAACCGCACCCAGCTCCTGAGCGGGGCATTGATTCTTGCGGGAATATTCGTCGCGCTTTACGACGGCGCGCCCCAATCGGCCGGAAAGGGCGGCTTCAGACGGCAACACGCCATGGGCGTTGCCCAATGA
- a CDS encoding universal stress protein, producing MAEIKKILCAVDFSDYSPMVADYAGMMAKSAGAEVLVLYVAPSLSQYVGFHVPPSSIESFVGEIVTGAEDTMNAFVKENFSDIKVEGKVVTGYPAEEILAISEAEGCDMVVMGTHGRKGIDRILFGSVAEKVVKSSKAPVLTVRPR from the coding sequence ATGGCCGAAATCAAGAAGATTCTGTGCGCTGTCGATTTCTCGGATTACAGCCCGATGGTCGCTGATTACGCGGGTATGATGGCCAAGAGTGCAGGGGCGGAAGTCCTGGTGCTCTATGTCGCGCCTTCCCTCAGCCAGTATGTGGGCTTCCACGTTCCGCCCAGCTCCATCGAGAGTTTCGTGGGCGAAATAGTCACCGGTGCTGAAGATACCATGAACGCCTTTGTCAAGGAAAACTTCAGCGATATCAAGGTGGAAGGCAAGGTCGTCACCGGCTATCCCGCCGAAGAGATCCTGGCCATCAGCGAAGCTGAAGGTTGTGACATGGTCGTCATGGGCACCCATGGCCGCAAGGGTATCGATCGCATCCTCTTCGGCTCCGTGGCCGAAAAGGTCGTCAAGAGCTCCAAGGCCCCGGTCCTCAC